The Streptomyces sp. Mut1 genome window below encodes:
- a CDS encoding DUF6457 domain-containing protein, with product MTAYDAIVLAGGAAKRLGGADKPGLRVGGRALLDRVLAACADAGSTVVVGGRRPTVRAVTWAREEPHGGGPLAALGAGARHTSAQHVVVLSADLPFLGADTVRALLAAASAPGIGVDGALCTDEDGRDQPLVAVYRAEPLRRELALLAAEHGGLAGLPLRLLTHELTLCRVPAGPLASFDCDTWEDIASARARIREHGTVLDEWITAVKDELGIDLDVDTGLLLDLARDAAHGVARPAAPLTTFLVGYAAGKASGDGGGPEAVAEAARKAAALALRWADETGSP from the coding sequence ATGACCGCCTACGACGCCATCGTTCTCGCCGGAGGAGCCGCCAAGCGGCTGGGCGGCGCCGACAAACCGGGGTTGCGGGTCGGTGGCCGGGCGCTGCTCGACCGTGTGCTCGCCGCCTGTGCCGACGCCGGGTCCACCGTGGTGGTGGGGGGCCGGCGGCCCACGGTGCGCGCGGTGACCTGGGCGCGCGAAGAACCGCACGGCGGAGGGCCGTTGGCGGCGCTCGGTGCCGGGGCGCGGCATACGTCGGCACAGCACGTTGTCGTGCTCTCCGCCGATCTGCCGTTCCTGGGCGCCGATACGGTCCGTGCGCTGCTGGCGGCGGCCTCCGCTCCGGGGATCGGTGTGGACGGCGCCCTCTGCACCGACGAGGACGGGCGCGACCAGCCGCTGGTCGCCGTCTACCGGGCGGAGCCGTTGCGCCGCGAACTGGCGCTGCTCGCCGCCGAGCACGGTGGTCTGGCGGGGCTGCCGCTGCGCCTGCTCACGCATGAGCTGACGCTCTGCCGGGTGCCCGCGGGGCCGCTCGCCTCGTTCGACTGCGACACCTGGGAGGACATCGCTTCGGCACGGGCCCGGATCAGAGAACATGGGACCGTGCTGGATGAATGGATCACCGCAGTCAAGGATGAACTCGGCATCGACCTCGACGTCGACACCGGCCTTCTGCTCGACCTCGCCCGTGACGCCGCGCATGGCGTCGCCCGGCCTGCCGCGCCCCTGACGACCTTCCTCGTCGGCTACGCGGCAGGGAAGGCGAGCGGCGACGGCGGCGGGCCCGAGGCGGTGGCGGAGGCCGCGCGCAAGGCGGCGGCGCTGGCACTTCGGTGGGCGGACGAGACCGGGTCGCCGTGA
- a CDS encoding dihydrolipoamide acetyltransferase family protein: MAQVLEFKLPDLGEGLTEAEIVRWLVEVGDVVDIDQPVVEVETAKAMVEVPCPYGGVVTARFGDEGTELPVGAPLLTVAVGSSAEASGKSDSGAGTAEAEPAAADSGSGNVLVGYGTGAPPVRRRRVRPDGLKATGAAPAARVVAVPASPVSPAASAAASGRGTGPVAVVSPLVRRLARQHDLDLRRLAGSGPDGLILRADVESAIRSAAEAPAAAPAVPDEAPVRAAGERIPLRGVRGAVADKLSRSRREIPDATCWVDADATELMAARAAMNSADGPKVSVLALLARICTAALARYPELNSTVDQEAREIVRLPQVHLGFAAQTERGLVVPVVRDAHARSTESIGAEIARLTEAARTGTLKPAELTGGTFTLNNYGVFGVDGSTPIINHPEAAMLGVGRIVPKPWVYEGQLAVRQVVQLSLTFDHRVCDGGTAGGFLRHVADCVEQPALLLRSL; the protein is encoded by the coding sequence ATGGCTCAGGTCCTTGAGTTCAAATTGCCGGACCTCGGTGAGGGGCTGACCGAGGCCGAGATCGTGCGCTGGCTGGTGGAGGTCGGGGACGTCGTCGACATCGACCAGCCGGTGGTCGAGGTCGAGACGGCCAAGGCGATGGTGGAGGTGCCGTGCCCGTACGGGGGCGTGGTGACCGCCCGGTTCGGCGACGAGGGCACGGAGCTTCCGGTCGGGGCGCCGCTGCTCACCGTGGCGGTCGGGTCGTCCGCGGAGGCTTCCGGCAAGAGCGATTCCGGGGCCGGGACGGCTGAGGCGGAGCCCGCTGCGGCGGATTCCGGATCCGGGAATGTGCTGGTGGGATACGGGACCGGGGCGCCGCCCGTACGTCGTCGGCGGGTGCGGCCGGATGGGCTGAAGGCAACCGGGGCGGCGCCTGCCGCGCGGGTGGTCGCGGTCCCCGCCTCCCCTGTCTCCCCCGCCGCCTCGGCCGCTGCCTCCGGACGGGGGACGGGGCCGGTCGCGGTCGTGTCGCCGCTGGTGCGCAGGCTCGCGCGCCAGCACGACCTGGATCTGCGCCGGCTTGCCGGCTCGGGCCCAGACGGACTGATCCTGCGGGCCGACGTCGAGTCCGCCATCCGGTCCGCCGCCGAGGCACCGGCCGCGGCACCCGCGGTGCCGGACGAGGCGCCCGTACGTGCCGCCGGCGAGCGGATTCCACTGCGCGGGGTGCGTGGCGCGGTCGCCGACAAGCTGAGCCGCAGCCGGCGGGAGATCCCCGACGCCACATGCTGGGTCGATGCCGACGCGACCGAGCTGATGGCCGCACGGGCCGCGATGAACAGCGCCGACGGGCCCAAGGTGTCGGTGCTCGCGCTGCTCGCCCGGATCTGCACGGCGGCTTTGGCCCGGTACCCCGAGCTCAACTCCACGGTGGACCAGGAGGCGCGCGAGATCGTCCGGCTGCCGCAGGTGCACCTCGGGTTCGCGGCCCAGACCGAGCGGGGCCTGGTCGTCCCGGTCGTCCGCGACGCCCACGCGCGCAGCACGGAATCGATCGGTGCGGAGATCGCCCGGCTGACCGAAGCGGCCAGGACGGGGACGCTGAAGCCGGCGGAGCTGACCGGTGGCACGTTCACGCTGAACAACTACGGGGTGTTCGGGGTCGACGGATCGACGCCGATCATCAACCACCCGGAGGCGGCGATGCTGGGCGTCGGCCGCATCGTCCCCAAGCCGTGGGTGTACGAGGGGCAGCTCGCGGTGCGTCAGGTCGTGCAGCTGTCACTGACCTTCGACCACCGGGTCTGCGACGGCGGCACCGCCGGGGGCTTCCTGCGTCATGTGGCCGACTGCGTGGAACAGCCCGCGTTGCTCCTGCGCAGTCTGTAG
- a CDS encoding alpha-ketoacid dehydrogenase subunit beta, producing the protein MTTAAATAGERTAKAKPATMAQALGRALRDSMADDPSVHVLGEDVGTLGGVFRITDGLAKEFGDERCTDTPLAEAGILGAAVGMAMYGLRPVVEMQFDAFAYPAFEQLISHVAKMRNRTGGAMPLPITVRVPYGGGIGGVEHHSDSSEAYYMATPGLHVVTPATVGDAYGLLRASIASDDPVVFLEPKRLYWSKADWSPQEPAAVEPIGRAVVRRPGRSATLITYGPSLPVCMEAAEGAVEEGWDLEVVDLRSLVPFDDETVAASVRRTGRAVVVHESTGFGGPGGEIAARITERCFHHLEAPVLRVAGFDIPYPPPMQERHHLPGVDRVLDAVARLQWEASN; encoded by the coding sequence ATGACCACGGCAGCGGCGACGGCCGGGGAGCGGACGGCGAAGGCCAAGCCCGCCACGATGGCGCAGGCCCTGGGACGCGCGCTGCGCGACTCGATGGCCGATGACCCCTCGGTGCACGTCCTGGGTGAGGACGTCGGGACGCTCGGCGGGGTCTTCCGGATCACCGACGGTCTGGCGAAGGAGTTCGGCGACGAGCGCTGCACGGACACTCCGCTGGCCGAGGCGGGCATCCTCGGGGCGGCGGTCGGCATGGCGATGTACGGGCTGCGGCCCGTGGTCGAGATGCAGTTCGACGCGTTCGCCTATCCGGCGTTCGAGCAGCTCATCAGCCATGTCGCCAAGATGCGGAACCGGACCGGGGGCGCGATGCCGCTGCCGATCACCGTCCGGGTGCCCTACGGCGGCGGCATCGGGGGCGTCGAGCACCACAGCGATTCCTCGGAGGCGTACTACATGGCGACCCCCGGTCTCCATGTCGTGACGCCGGCCACGGTCGGGGACGCGTACGGGCTGCTGCGGGCCTCGATCGCCTCGGACGACCCGGTGGTCTTCCTGGAGCCGAAGCGTCTGTACTGGTCGAAGGCCGACTGGTCGCCGCAGGAGCCCGCCGCCGTGGAGCCCATCGGCCGGGCCGTCGTGCGCCGCCCCGGCCGCAGCGCCACGCTGATCACGTACGGGCCGTCCCTGCCGGTCTGCATGGAGGCGGCCGAGGGCGCCGTCGAGGAAGGCTGGGACCTCGAAGTCGTGGATCTGCGGTCGCTGGTGCCGTTCGACGACGAGACCGTCGCGGCTTCGGTGCGCCGTACGGGGCGCGCGGTCGTCGTCCACGAGTCCACCGGCTTCGGGGGCCCCGGCGGCGAGATCGCGGCCCGGATCACCGAACGGTGTTTCCACCACCTGGAGGCGCCGGTGCTGCGCGTCGCCGGATTCGACATCCCGTATCCGCCGCCGATGCAGGAGCGCCACCACCTCCCCGGTGTGGACCGGGTTCTCGACGCCGTCGCACGGCTCCAGTGGGAGGCGAGCAACTGA
- the pdhA gene encoding pyruvate dehydrogenase (acetyl-transferring) E1 component subunit alpha, with product MTVQELPGAAAYRPTPPPAWKPLTDPAPLLPDPEPYRVLGTDAVAEADPELLRRLYAELVRGRRYNTQATALTKQGRLAVYPSSTGQEACEIAAALVLEERDWLFPSYRDTLAAVARGLDPVEALTLLRGDRHTGYDPREHRIAPLCTPLATQLPHAVGLAHAARLKGDDVVALAMVGDGGTSEGDFHEALNFAAVWRAPVVFLVQNNGFAISVPLAKQTAAPSLAHKAVGYGMPGRLVDGNDAAAMHQVLSEAVERARAGGGPTLVEAVTYRMDAHTNADDATRYRGDSEVETWRAHDPVRLLERELTGRGLLDDDGIEEERVAAERMAAGLRERMNADPVLDPMDLFTHVYAEQTAQLREQADRLRGELDAEHDQHGTDDGGAAR from the coding sequence ATGACGGTCCAAGAGCTGCCCGGCGCGGCCGCCTACCGGCCCACGCCGCCCCCGGCCTGGAAGCCGCTCACCGATCCCGCGCCGCTGCTCCCGGACCCCGAGCCGTACCGGGTGCTGGGTACGGACGCCGTGGCCGAAGCCGACCCCGAGCTGCTGCGGCGTCTCTACGCCGAGCTGGTGCGCGGCCGGCGGTACAACACCCAGGCGACGGCCCTCACCAAGCAGGGCAGGCTGGCGGTCTATCCGTCGAGCACGGGCCAGGAGGCGTGCGAGATCGCGGCGGCCCTGGTGCTGGAGGAGCGGGACTGGCTCTTCCCCAGCTACCGCGACACGCTCGCGGCCGTGGCGCGGGGGCTGGATCCGGTCGAGGCGCTGACGCTGCTGCGGGGCGACCGGCACACCGGCTACGACCCGCGCGAGCACCGCATCGCCCCGCTCTGCACCCCGCTCGCCACCCAGTTGCCGCACGCGGTGGGTCTGGCCCACGCGGCGCGGCTCAAGGGTGACGACGTGGTCGCGCTCGCCATGGTCGGTGACGGCGGCACCAGCGAGGGCGATTTCCACGAGGCGCTGAATTTCGCGGCCGTCTGGCGGGCCCCGGTCGTCTTCCTCGTACAGAACAACGGCTTCGCCATCTCCGTACCCCTGGCCAAGCAGACCGCGGCCCCGTCTTTGGCGCACAAGGCCGTGGGGTACGGAATGCCCGGACGGCTCGTCGACGGGAACGACGCGGCCGCCATGCACCAGGTGCTCTCCGAGGCGGTCGAGCGGGCCAGGGCCGGTGGCGGACCGACGCTGGTCGAGGCCGTGACGTACCGCATGGACGCCCATACGAACGCCGACGACGCGACCCGCTACCGCGGTGACAGCGAGGTCGAGACCTGGCGGGCCCACGATCCGGTGCGGCTGTTGGAGCGTGAGCTGACCGGGCGCGGGCTGCTCGACGACGACGGCATCGAGGAGGAGCGGGTGGCCGCTGAGCGGATGGCCGCGGGGCTGCGCGAGCGGATGAACGCGGATCCTGTGCTCGACCCGATGGACCTCTTCACCCATGTGTACGCGGAGCAGACGGCTCAGTTGCGCGAGCAGGCCGACCGCCTGCGCGGTGAGCTGGACGCGGAGCACGACCAGCACGGTACGGACGACGGGGGAGCGGCCCGATGA
- a CDS encoding Lrp/AsnC family transcriptional regulator, which yields MADGSEEPGRLPPARPLDAIDRDILRLLQTDGRASIRSVADRVHVSRANAYARINRLIEDGVIQGFSARVNHERAGQGASAYITLKIVQNSWRTVREQLQALPGATHIALVSGDFDVLLLVHTPDNRTLRELVLTRIQAIPEVLSTRTLLVFEETDLAPGPDRPAELA from the coding sequence ATGGCCGACGGGAGCGAGGAACCCGGCCGCCTTCCCCCGGCGCGCCCGCTCGACGCCATCGACCGCGACATCCTGCGGCTGCTCCAGACGGACGGCCGCGCCTCGATACGGTCGGTGGCCGACCGCGTCCACGTATCGCGCGCCAACGCCTACGCGCGGATCAACCGGCTCATCGAGGATGGCGTGATCCAGGGGTTCAGCGCGCGTGTGAACCACGAGCGGGCGGGGCAAGGCGCCTCCGCGTACATCACGCTCAAGATCGTCCAGAACTCCTGGCGCACCGTCCGCGAACAGCTCCAGGCACTGCCGGGAGCCACCCACATCGCGCTCGTCAGCGGCGATTTCGACGTCCTGCTCCTGGTGCACACACCGGACAACCGGACGCTGCGCGAGCTGGTACTGACCCGGATTCAGGCCATTCCGGAGGTGCTGTCCACCCGCACGCTGCTGGTGTTCGAGGAAACGGACCTGGCCCCGGGCCCGGACCGCCCCGCAGAACTCGCCTGA
- a CDS encoding TetR/AcrR family transcriptional regulator has product MTTAKRDTYTPETLLAVAVRVFNERGYDGTSMEHLSKAAGISKSSIYHHVAGKEELLRRAVSRALDGLFAILDESGATRGRAIERVEYVTRRTVEVLIAELPYVTLLLRVRGNTKTERWALERRREFDQRVAELLKAAVADGDLRSDVDIRLATRLLFGMVNSLVEWYRPLPDGGAEGERLADTVVQLAFDGMKSGQSGR; this is encoded by the coding sequence ATGACCACGGCCAAGCGGGACACGTACACGCCGGAAACTCTGCTGGCCGTCGCCGTCCGTGTCTTCAATGAGCGCGGTTACGACGGCACGTCCATGGAGCACCTGTCGAAGGCGGCGGGCATCTCCAAGTCGTCCATCTACCACCATGTCGCGGGCAAGGAAGAGCTGCTGCGGCGGGCCGTCAGCCGCGCCCTCGACGGGCTGTTCGCGATCCTCGACGAGTCGGGGGCGACGCGAGGCCGCGCGATCGAACGGGTCGAGTACGTCACCCGCCGCACGGTCGAGGTGCTGATAGCCGAACTGCCCTACGTCACGTTGCTGCTGCGGGTGCGGGGCAACACGAAGACCGAGCGCTGGGCCCTGGAGCGGCGGCGCGAGTTCGACCAGCGGGTCGCCGAACTGCTCAAGGCGGCCGTCGCGGACGGCGATCTCCGCTCCGACGTGGACATACGGCTCGCGACGCGGCTGCTGTTCGGCATGGTCAACTCCCTGGTGGAGTGGTACCGGCCGCTGCCCGACGGCGGCGCGGAGGGGGAACGGCTCGCGGACACCGTGGTGCAGCTGGCCTTCGACGGCATGAAGTCCGGTCAGTCCGGCCGCTGA
- the paaN gene encoding phenylacetic acid degradation protein PaaN, with protein MAAELSPHLLSEKHRPTLDRALEAIRSRDYWSPHPEHPKAYGEGGAPGSLGAAEGKAAFDAVLHTRIDLAQPGTDGWTGGEVSPYGPELAVEYPHADLDVLLPAMRAAMPAWREAGPETRALVCLEILARISARTHEFAHAVMHTSGQAFMMAFQAGGPHAQDRGLEAVAYAYEEQLRVPRTADWSKPQGKRDPLALHKTFTPAGRGISLLIGCNTFPTWNSYPGLFASLATGNPVLVKPHPRAILPLALTVQLAREVLTEAGFDPNLVTLAAEHPGEGIAKTLAVRPEIKIIDYTGSTEFGDWLEANARQAQVYTEKAGVNTIVVDSTDDYRGMLANLAFSFSLYSGQMCTTPQNLLIPRSGITTDAGDKTYDDVVGDIAAAVTGLLGDDARANGLLGALVNPDVKARLDAAAHLGEVALPSREVTNPEFPDATVRTPVIVKLDAAKTDGEPPYLAECFGPVSFAVAVDSTADAVELLRRTIREKGAMTVGAYTTSEEVERAVEGVCLDESAQLSLNLTGGVYVNQTAAFSDFHGSGGNPAANAALCDGAFVSNRFRTLEVRRQR; from the coding sequence ATGGCCGCCGAGCTCTCCCCGCACCTGCTGTCCGAGAAGCACCGCCCCACGCTGGACCGGGCCCTCGAAGCGATCCGCTCACGGGATTACTGGTCCCCGCATCCCGAGCACCCGAAGGCGTACGGGGAGGGCGGCGCCCCGGGCAGCCTCGGCGCAGCCGAGGGCAAGGCCGCTTTCGACGCCGTGCTGCACACCCGCATCGACCTGGCCCAGCCGGGCACCGACGGTTGGACGGGCGGGGAGGTCTCTCCGTACGGCCCCGAGCTCGCGGTGGAGTATCCGCACGCGGACCTGGACGTCCTGCTCCCGGCGATGCGCGCGGCCATGCCCGCCTGGCGCGAGGCCGGCCCCGAGACCAGGGCCCTGGTCTGTCTGGAGATCCTGGCGCGGATCAGCGCCCGCACCCACGAGTTCGCCCACGCCGTGATGCACACCAGCGGCCAGGCCTTCATGATGGCGTTCCAGGCTGGTGGCCCGCACGCCCAGGACCGGGGCCTGGAAGCCGTCGCGTATGCGTACGAGGAGCAGCTCCGCGTCCCCCGCACCGCCGACTGGTCCAAGCCGCAGGGCAAGCGCGACCCGCTCGCGCTGCACAAGACGTTCACCCCCGCGGGCCGCGGCATCTCGCTGCTGATCGGCTGCAACACCTTCCCCACCTGGAACAGCTACCCGGGCCTCTTCGCCTCCCTCGCCACGGGCAATCCGGTCCTGGTGAAGCCCCACCCCCGCGCGATCCTCCCGCTGGCCCTCACGGTTCAGCTGGCGCGCGAGGTGCTCACCGAGGCGGGCTTCGACCCCAACCTCGTCACCCTGGCCGCCGAGCACCCGGGCGAGGGCATCGCCAAGACGCTGGCGGTCCGCCCCGAGATCAAGATCATCGACTACACGGGGTCCACGGAATTCGGTGACTGGCTGGAGGCCAACGCCCGCCAGGCCCAGGTCTACACGGAGAAGGCCGGCGTCAACACGATCGTCGTGGACTCCACCGACGACTACCGCGGCATGCTCGCCAACCTGGCGTTCTCGTTCTCCCTGTACAGCGGTCAGATGTGCACCACCCCGCAGAACCTGCTCATCCCCCGGTCCGGCATCACGACGGACGCCGGCGACAAGACGTACGACGACGTCGTCGGTGACATCGCGGCCGCGGTCACCGGCCTCCTGGGCGACGACGCCCGAGCGAACGGCCTGCTCGGCGCCCTGGTCAACCCGGACGTGAAGGCCCGCCTCGACGCCGCGGCCCACCTGGGCGAGGTCGCGCTGCCCTCGCGCGAGGTGACCAACCCCGAATTCCCGGACGCCACCGTCCGCACCCCCGTGATCGTGAAGCTCGACGCCGCCAAGACGGACGGCGAGCCCCCCTACCTCGCGGAGTGCTTCGGCCCGGTCTCCTTCGCCGTGGCCGTCGACTCGACGGCGGACGCCGTGGAGCTCCTGCGCCGCACGATCCGCGAGAAGGGGGCGATGACGGTCGGCGCGTACACCACGTCCGAGGAGGTGGAGCGCGCGGTGGAGGGCGTCTGCCTGGACGAGTCCGCCCAGCTCTCCTTGAACCTCACCGGCGGGGTCTACGTCAACCAGACAGCGGCCTTCTCCGACTTCCACGGCTCGGGCGGCAACCCGGCGGCAAACGCGGCCCTCTGCGACGGCGCCTTCGTCTCCAACCGCTTCCGCACCCTGGAAGTCCGCCGCCAACGCTGA
- a CDS encoding TrmH family RNA methyltransferase produces MSSETGSTGETSGTSRSGGPVADTSAADTPVVGGPGVTDRESGGAEPAQYDEGFGTQVGVGPHPLPWPEDERYDPELLARGDRRNVGDQYRYWTREAIVADLDLRRHDFHVAVENWGHDFNIGSVVRTANAFLAKEVHIVGRRRWNRRGAMVTDRYQHVRHHPDTASLTAWAEAEGLPIIGIDNLPGAVPLERTELPRRCVLLFGQEGPGLTEEARRHAAMVCSIAQFGSTRSINAGAAAAIAMHAWVGRYAVISGG; encoded by the coding sequence GTGAGCAGCGAGACCGGCAGCACCGGTGAGACCAGTGGTACCAGCAGGAGCGGTGGGCCTGTGGCGGATACGTCTGCGGCGGATACGCCTGTGGTGGGTGGGCCGGGTGTTACGGACCGTGAGTCGGGCGGCGCCGAGCCCGCCCAGTACGACGAGGGGTTCGGGACGCAGGTCGGCGTCGGGCCGCACCCGCTGCCCTGGCCCGAGGACGAGCGGTACGACCCCGAGCTGCTGGCCCGGGGCGACCGGCGCAACGTCGGCGACCAGTACCGCTACTGGACGCGGGAAGCGATCGTCGCCGACCTCGATCTGCGCCGGCACGACTTTCACGTCGCCGTGGAGAACTGGGGCCACGACTTCAATATCGGGTCCGTCGTGCGTACGGCCAACGCCTTCCTCGCCAAAGAGGTGCACATCGTGGGGCGGCGGCGCTGGAACCGGCGCGGAGCCATGGTCACCGACCGGTACCAGCACGTCCGCCACCACCCCGACACCGCGAGCCTGACCGCCTGGGCCGAGGCGGAGGGGCTGCCGATCATCGGGATCGACAATCTGCCCGGAGCGGTGCCGCTGGAGCGGACGGAGCTGCCTCGGCGGTGTGTGCTCCTGTTCGGGCAGGAGGGGCCGGGGCTGACGGAGGAAGCGCGTCGGCATGCGGCGATGGTGTGCTCGATCGCGCAGTTCGGGTCGACGCGGTCGATCAATGCGGGGGCGGCTGCGGCGATTGCGATGCATGCGTGGGTGGGGCGGTACGCGGTGATTTCTGGGGGGTGA